The following proteins are encoded in a genomic region of Arcobacter suis CECT 7833:
- a CDS encoding Lnb N-terminal periplasmic domain-containing protein, translating into MIRRFFLLIAISSFLYSSDLNVISIANKLKIYEKNEWKSLLHFRDELNIKDERFIVSSNNFSLKNEMEQTIKGFFEPAIKYNNINEHYQCKFPARFLFIKNELDLKDDIFPQIYCPKFEEYKEKAPASKIFMVYTSENVKNPSSMMGHTFLKFEGKNKQNEIKAHSISFYTTINTINLIELFYENFISGMEGTFVLRPYKETLDRYIEIEKRNVWEYELDISSYQKELLSYHIWELKDVDMKYYFTKYNCSTVLFYTLSLIKPEIYDDEKLWITPLDITKYLYKYKLIKTSQLIASSNWLNRMIKENFKDENIELKNEYFDISSYKSPNKIPDERQFRLSYQKIEDEKYAKFSFLPASHLLSDDNREYFGESELKIAYLSLLAKEDKVSIDEFTLYGMKSFLPYSELADDLSYEFEIAFKKDFDAKMNYVDNTRIDGGIGYDFKLSYDMDIYFLLNSGINYNKDDDLKLIINPKTGLIIYEILNMKSIINYEKFYLETNKIYDKYSFNQGLFFNKNKKLFFNIEKYNSNKDKTNLEIGFAINF; encoded by the coding sequence ATGATTAGAAGATTTTTTCTTCTAATCGCTATTTCCTCTTTTTTATACTCTTCTGATTTAAATGTTATTTCTATTGCCAATAAATTAAAAATTTACGAAAAAAATGAATGGAAATCTCTGCTTCATTTTAGAGACGAACTTAATATAAAAGATGAAAGATTTATAGTAAGTAGTAATAATTTTTCTTTAAAAAATGAGATGGAACAAACAATTAAAGGTTTTTTTGAACCAGCAATAAAATATAACAATATAAATGAACATTATCAATGTAAATTTCCTGCAAGATTTTTATTTATAAAAAATGAACTTGATTTAAAAGATGATATATTCCCCCAAATTTATTGTCCTAAATTTGAAGAATATAAAGAAAAAGCACCAGCAAGTAAAATTTTTATGGTTTATACTTCTGAGAATGTAAAAAATCCTTCTAGTATGATGGGACATACTTTTTTAAAGTTTGAAGGAAAAAATAAACAAAATGAGATAAAAGCTCATTCTATCTCTTTTTATACAACAATAAATACAATTAATTTAATTGAATTATTTTATGAAAACTTTATTTCAGGAATGGAAGGAACTTTTGTTTTACGACCATACAAAGAGACTTTAGATAGATATATTGAGATTGAAAAAAGAAATGTTTGGGAATATGAGTTAGATATAAGTAGTTATCAAAAAGAATTACTTTCTTATCATATTTGGGAATTAAAAGATGTAGATATGAAATATTATTTTACAAAATATAACTGTTCAACAGTTTTATTTTATACTCTAAGTTTAATAAAACCAGAAATTTATGATGATGAAAAATTATGGATTACTCCACTTGATATTACAAAATATCTATATAAATATAAACTAATAAAAACAAGCCAATTAATAGCAAGTAGTAACTGGCTAAACAGAATGATAAAAGAAAATTTTAAAGATGAGAATATTGAGTTGAAGAATGAATATTTTGATATATCAAGTTATAAATCACCAAATAAAATTCCAGATGAAAGACAATTTAGATTATCTTACCAAAAAATTGAAGATGAAAAGTACGCGAAATTTTCATTTCTACCAGCTTCCCATTTGTTAAGTGATGATAATAGAGAATATTTTGGAGAGAGCGAATTGAAGATTGCTTATTTATCGCTTTTAGCAAAAGAAGATAAAGTTAGTATTGATGAATTTACACTTTATGGAATGAAGTCTTTTTTACCTTATTCTGAATTAGCAGATGATTTATCTTATGAGTTTGAAATTGCATTTAAAAAAGATTTTGATGCAAAAATGAACTATGTTGATAATACAAGAATTGATGGTGGAATTGGTTACGATTTTAAACTAAGCTATGATATGGATATCTATTTTTTATTAAATTCAGGAATAAACTATAATAAAGATGATGATTTAAAGCTTATAATTAATCCCAAAACAGGCTTGATTATTTATGAAATACTAAATATGAAAAGTATAATAAATTATGAAAAATTTTATTTGGAAACAAATAAAATTTATGATAAATATTCTTTTAATCAGGGTTTGTTTTTTAATAAAAATAAAAAACTTTTTTTTAATATAGAAAAATATAATTCAAATAAAGATAAAACGAATTTGGAAATAGGTTTTGCAATAAATTTTTAA
- a CDS encoding MarR family winged helix-turn-helix transcriptional regulator gives MSYELERSIGFKINQTANKINNKYTQMLQPFNIAPEQRAVLEIIKYESDVTQTKIATILGKDKTTICRTLNALEIKGFIKKSQKDKRTNLIEITPEGENILDKCSISVKDFRKNLSSNLKDEELKELIILLEKVALSLGEDS, from the coding sequence ATGTCTTACGAATTAGAAAGATCAATTGGTTTTAAAATCAACCAAACAGCAAATAAAATAAATAACAAATATACTCAAATGCTTCAACCTTTTAATATTGCACCTGAACAAAGGGCTGTTTTAGAGATTATAAAATATGAATCAGATGTAACTCAAACAAAAATTGCAACCATTTTAGGAAAAGATAAAACTACTATTTGTAGAACTTTAAATGCTTTAGAAATTAAAGGTTTTATTAAAAAATCGCAAAAAGACAAAAGAACAAATTTGATTGAAATAACACCAGAAGGTGAAAATATTTTGGATAAATGTTCAATTAGTGTAAAAGATTTTAGAAAAAATTTAAGCTCAAACTTAAAAGATGAAGAGTTAAAAGAACTCATTATTCTTCTTGAAAAAGTAGCTTTAAGCTTAGGAGAAGATTCATGA
- a CDS encoding multidrug effflux MFS transporter, protein MKKSTNHLYLIILLSVLSSVAPMGVDTYIPSIPDIANAFNVSIEKIELSLSIFLIGFSVGQIFGGPISDKYGRKMSSVFGLLGFAFFSFVIIFSSTIYELWVFRFFEAFFGGIVVVNATAAVRDRFHGVEAAKVFSLIGMVRSFAPLIAPAIGAFIIHFYSWKAVFIFLTIYALVVAFFIYKDLEESYTYSKQNVIESFKTVLSHKSALKMMLVLGFSFGGFFIVIAKTSFIYIEYFKIPTDYFPFFFGINFIVLMIMIKVNINLLKKYNPIELIKMAILIQIISAGLFALSYEDITLVLTVILIACYMSMMAFIFGNCMALTLEHFPKNAGVASGVIGVLQFGLGAIISSIALSFHDETFFPIGTAICLISILTYIIMSTYKNV, encoded by the coding sequence ATGAAAAAAAGTACTAATCACTTATATCTAATTATTCTTTTATCAGTTTTATCTTCAGTCGCTCCAATGGGAGTTGATACTTATATTCCATCTATTCCTGATATTGCAAATGCTTTTAATGTAAGTATTGAAAAAATAGAATTATCTTTATCTATATTTTTAATTGGGTTTTCCGTTGGTCAAATATTTGGTGGACCAATTTCTGATAAATATGGAAGAAAAATGAGTTCAGTTTTTGGACTTTTAGGATTTGCATTTTTTAGTTTTGTAATTATTTTTAGTAGTACAATTTATGAATTGTGGGTTTTTAGGTTTTTTGAAGCCTTTTTTGGAGGAATTGTAGTTGTAAATGCAACTGCTGCAGTTAGAGATAGATTTCATGGAGTTGAAGCAGCAAAAGTATTTTCACTTATTGGAATGGTAAGAAGTTTTGCTCCTTTGATTGCTCCTGCAATTGGTGCTTTTATAATTCACTTTTATTCATGGAAAGCTGTTTTTATATTTTTAACAATTTACGCTTTGGTTGTTGCATTTTTTATCTATAAAGATTTAGAAGAAAGTTATACATATTCAAAACAAAATGTGATTGAATCTTTTAAAACAGTATTAAGTCATAAATCAGCTTTAAAAATGATGCTTGTTTTAGGATTTAGTTTTGGTGGTTTTTTTATAGTTATTGCAAAAACATCATTTATTTATATAGAATATTTTAAGATTCCAACTGATTATTTTCCTTTCTTTTTTGGAATTAATTTTATAGTTTTAATGATTATGATTAAAGTAAATATAAATTTATTAAAAAAATATAATCCTATTGAACTTATAAAAATGGCAATTTTAATACAAATTATTTCAGCTGGATTATTTGCTTTAAGTTACGAAGATATAACACTTGTTTTAACTGTAATTTTAATAGCTTGCTACATGAGTATGATGGCGTTTATTTTTGGTAATTGTATGGCTTTAACCCTAGAACACTTTCCAAAAAATGCAGGAGTTGCTTCTGGTGTAATTGGAGTTTTACAATTTGGATTAGGGGCAATTATCTCTTCAATTGCACTTAGTTTTCATGATGAAACTTTTTTTCCAATTGGAACTGCTATTTGTTTAATTTCTATTTTGACTTATATTATAATGAGCACTTATAAAAATGTGTAA
- a CDS encoding ABC transporter substrate-binding protein, with product MYRYFLFIIFLPFTLFSQNTFGKTVLQLSWFNQFQFAGYYIAKEKEFYKEYGLNVEIKNYDFNINVTKDVSEGKVDFGIARETLISEKLNTFHNIVALYPLFQISPLILITKKDSNINSIKDFPNKRIMLSDNDSSQASVKAMLTSNNVNMGSLRILKHTHHLEDLINNHTDIMSAYISKFPFILEQKNIPFNTFAPKDYGFDLYSDFLFTNSELIKKNINKVIAFKKASLKGWEYAYNNIDETIELILKKYNTQNLTKEELLFEAKELKKLSYYKNNTLGNIDKNKLMRIYDIYRLMGYFEGNENPLDFIFDEYMPTLNEEEAKYIKNKDTLKICVQDNFLPYESFLNKHLVGITSEYIKIIEKKLGINITLVPINSLEDGFAKLKTYNCDFISSIQNRNMKNSNALYTKSYLELPFVFVSSQKNSFITNFEQLKNKKIFISNDEKLASTLKADYPYSRIHETPTTRFAFQQILANNADGYIGNIAEVIYNLQKDYNTDLSITGNFDYKTDISFALRKDDFLLEKILNKVIENISKEEKELIQNDYSTFKYKEIKNHKSLIIIVLACFFVISLLTIIYVRENILKNKIQKLNTNLEKRVLEESQKNRKKDEILFKQAKLASMGEMINNIAHQWRQPLNRINLSIQVIDNLLKENSHILEQKELIDKKIFHINKNISYMSNTIEDFMHFFHPNKEKNSFCLDTLIKRAISLIQTRDNNIQFDIEIDKQINIYTFENEFLQVVLILLENAIDCFKTANINHKYIGIFTQNHKNTITLMIRDNAGGIPPTIIDKIFEPYFTTKFKDEGSGLGLYMAKMLIEESIGGKLDVSSKNIYTNFKITLRKENTNDKS from the coding sequence TTGTATAGATATTTTCTATTTATAATTTTCCTACCTTTTACCTTATTCTCTCAGAACACTTTTGGAAAAACGGTTTTACAACTTTCTTGGTTTAACCAATTTCAATTTGCAGGTTACTATATAGCAAAAGAAAAAGAGTTTTATAAAGAATATGGATTAAATGTTGAAATAAAAAACTATGATTTTAATATAAATGTCACAAAAGATGTCAGTGAAGGCAAAGTCGATTTTGGCATTGCAAGAGAAACTTTAATTTCAGAAAAACTCAATACCTTTCATAATATTGTAGCTCTTTATCCCCTATTTCAAATCTCTCCACTTATTTTAATCACAAAAAAAGATTCAAACATAAATTCTATAAAAGACTTTCCAAATAAAAGAATCATGTTAAGTGATAATGACTCTAGTCAAGCTTCGGTAAAAGCAATGCTTACTTCTAATAATGTAAATATGGGTTCATTAAGAATATTAAAACATACTCATCATTTAGAAGATTTAATAAATAACCATACTGACATTATGAGTGCATATATTTCAAAGTTTCCCTTTATTTTGGAACAAAAAAATATTCCTTTTAATACTTTCGCCCCCAAAGATTATGGTTTTGATTTATACAGTGATTTTTTATTTACAAATAGTGAACTTATTAAAAAAAATATAAACAAGGTAATAGCCTTTAAAAAAGCCTCTTTAAAAGGCTGGGAATATGCATATAACAATATTGATGAAACAATAGAACTTATTCTAAAAAAATATAATACTCAAAACCTAACAAAAGAAGAACTACTTTTTGAAGCTAAAGAACTAAAAAAATTATCCTATTATAAAAATAATACTCTTGGAAATATTGACAAAAATAAATTAATGAGAATTTACGATATTTATCGTCTTATGGGATATTTTGAAGGAAATGAAAATCCTTTAGACTTTATTTTTGATGAATATATGCCTACACTAAATGAAGAAGAAGCAAAATATATAAAAAATAAAGATACTTTAAAAATTTGTGTACAAGATAATTTTCTCCCATATGAAAGTTTTTTAAATAAACATCTTGTAGGAATAACTTCTGAATATATAAAAATCATAGAAAAGAAACTTGGAATAAATATAACTTTAGTACCTATAAATAGTTTAGAAGATGGTTTTGCAAAACTAAAAACATATAATTGTGATTTTATTTCATCTATTCAAAATAGAAATATGAAAAATAGTAATGCTTTATATACAAAATCATATTTAGAACTGCCTTTTGTTTTTGTTAGTTCCCAAAAGAATTCATTTATTACAAATTTTGAACAACTAAAAAATAAAAAGATATTTATATCAAATGATGAAAAATTAGCTTCAACATTAAAAGCTGATTATCCATATTCAAGAATCCATGAAACGCCAACAACAAGATTTGCTTTTCAACAAATATTGGCAAATAATGCAGATGGATATATTGGAAATATTGCAGAAGTAATTTACAATTTACAAAAAGATTATAATACAGACCTAAGTATTACAGGAAATTTCGATTATAAAACAGATATATCTTTTGCACTTAGAAAAGATGATTTTTTATTGGAAAAAATATTAAATAAGGTCATTGAAAATATTTCAAAAGAAGAAAAAGAACTTATACAAAATGATTATAGTACCTTTAAATATAAAGAGATTAAAAACCATAAATCTCTTATAATAATCGTTTTAGCTTGCTTTTTTGTTATTAGTTTACTCACCATTATTTATGTAAGAGAAAATATATTAAAAAACAAAATACAAAAACTAAATACAAATCTAGAAAAAAGAGTTTTGGAAGAGAGTCAAAAAAATAGAAAAAAAGATGAGATTTTATTTAAACAAGCAAAATTAGCTTCCATGGGAGAAATGATAAATAATATAGCTCACCAATGGAGGCAACCTTTAAATAGAATCAATTTATCAATTCAAGTAATAGATAATTTATTAAAAGAAAACTCTCATATTTTAGAACAAAAAGAATTAATTGATAAAAAAATATTTCATATCAATAAAAATATAAGTTATATGTCAAATACCATAGAAGATTTTATGCATTTCTTTCATCCAAATAAAGAAAAAAATAGTTTTTGTTTAGATACTTTAATCAAAAGAGCCATATCTTTAATACAAACTAGAGATAATAATATACAATTTGATATAGAAATAGATAAACAAATCAATATTTATACCTTTGAAAATGAGTTCTTACAAGTAGTTCTCATTCTATTAGAAAATGCAATTGATTGCTTTAAAACAGCAAATATTAACCATAAATACATAGGTATTTTTACTCAAAATCATAAAAATACAATTACTTTAATGATAAGAGACAATGCAGGTGGTATTCCACCAACAATTATTGATAAGATTTTTGAGCCATATTTTACAACTAAGTTTAAAGATGAAGGTTCAGGACTAGGATTGTATATGGCAAAAATGCTTATTGAAGAGAGTATTGGTGGGAAATTAGATGTTTCTTCAAAGAATATCTATACAAATTTTAAAATAACCCTAAGAAAGGAAAACACAAATGACAAATCTTAA
- a CDS encoding response regulator transcription factor gives MTNLNLLYVEDDEEIIEDIDFFLKRHFNEIIIAQDGEKAFNYFEEKNPDMVILDINIPKMNGLKLASKIREINKKIPIIFLTAFSDKENLLQAINLHACSYLIKPFKIDELINAINKCKRDFFQENQNPHLKILNGDFIWNKQKKELSFNNQKISLTKNEITLIDLFVENDFRFFTPEEISEFIFLNNDIKDNSIIQLISRLKRKITNLIGNNNFFIENIYNKGYHLK, from the coding sequence ATGACAAATCTTAATTTACTTTACGTTGAAGATGATGAAGAGATTATTGAGGATATTGATTTTTTTTTAAAAAGACATTTTAATGAAATAATCATAGCTCAAGATGGAGAAAAAGCTTTTAACTATTTTGAAGAAAAAAATCCAGATATGGTTATTTTAGATATTAATATTCCAAAAATGAATGGTTTAAAATTAGCAAGCAAAATACGAGAAATAAATAAAAAAATTCCAATCATTTTTTTAACTGCATTTAGTGATAAAGAAAATTTATTACAAGCTATAAATCTTCATGCTTGTTCATATCTTATTAAACCTTTTAAAATTGATGAATTAATAAATGCCATCAACAAATGTAAAAGAGATTTTTTCCAAGAAAATCAAAATCCTCATTTAAAAATATTAAATGGAGATTTTATTTGGAATAAACAAAAAAAAGAACTCTCTTTTAATAATCAAAAAATTTCATTAACTAAAAATGAAATTACACTTATTGATTTATTTGTAGAAAATGATTTCAGATTTTTTACTCCTGAAGAGATAAGTGAATTTATATTTTTAAATAATGATATAAAAGATAACTCAATAATTCAACTTATATCAAGGTTAAAAAGAAAAATAACAAATCTTATTGGAAATAATAATTTCTTTATTGAGAACATTTATAATAAAGGTTATCATCTTAAATAA
- a CDS encoding methyl-accepting chemotaxis protein, producing the protein MLRNLSTKKKLFLFPVLFVLIVVVSAFIYKYYSNLANTRNHVAITTDEFIQDLLKGRISIYQFLRNPNEENKKIVLSNFEELDHNVMELKKKLVTEKNRNLSDEILSFSKEYINDFKNLSEKRIADFNDGVILESSEMKSKISEMAKTGLKLEDKIIEINKSAVVLRDEAFSLLDNTLTILAFIAIIIFILISIFISNIVVNSLNSFKDGLLTFFGYLNREINDVSLLDDSAKDEFGEMSRVVNENISKTKKGVEEDRRLIDETISVLGEFEQGDLCQRLNINVSNPSLMQLKDVLNKMADNLESNIDNVLHVLEEYSQYQYLNKISTNDIKEHLLKLAGGVNTLGDSITQMLIENKSNGLTLDESSNILLGNVDKLNISSNEAATSLEETAAALEEITSNIRHNTESIAKMASFSNNVTESATHGEKLANQTNVSMDEINAQVTAINEAITVIDQIAFQTNILSLNAAVEAATAGEAGKGFAVVAAEVRNLASRSAEAAKEIKDLVQNATVKANLGKEIAGNMINGYKQLNENISQTINLISDIQNASKEQLLGIEQINDAVTQLDQQTQQNAMVASQTHDVAVLTDEIAKLVVSSADEKEFKGKYEVKARNIEKKSTHDLTSQKDFSKKQEKKEKKITSSKHEDSTWESF; encoded by the coding sequence ATGTTAAGAAATTTGAGTACAAAAAAGAAACTCTTTTTATTTCCCGTATTGTTTGTATTGATTGTGGTGGTTTCGGCTTTTATATATAAATATTATAGTAATTTAGCAAACACGAGAAATCATGTTGCAATTACTACTGATGAATTTATTCAAGATTTATTAAAAGGTAGAATTTCTATTTATCAATTCTTACGAAATCCAAATGAAGAAAATAAAAAGATTGTTCTTAGTAATTTTGAAGAATTGGACCATAATGTTATGGAACTAAAGAAAAAATTAGTTACAGAAAAAAATAGAAACTTAAGTGATGAAATTTTATCTTTTTCAAAAGAATATATTAATGATTTCAAAAACCTTTCAGAAAAAAGAATCGCAGATTTTAATGATGGTGTAATACTAGAATCAAGTGAAATGAAAAGCAAAATTTCTGAAATGGCTAAAACAGGTCTAAAATTAGAAGATAAAATCATTGAAATAAATAAAAGTGCAGTTGTTTTAAGGGATGAAGCATTTAGCTTGTTGGACAATACTTTAACAATTCTTGCTTTTATTGCTATTATAATTTTTATATTAATTTCAATATTTATATCAAATATCGTTGTTAATTCATTAAATTCATTTAAAGATGGTCTTCTTACTTTCTTTGGTTATTTAAACAGAGAAATTAATGATGTTTCTTTACTTGATGATAGTGCAAAAGATGAGTTTGGAGAGATGTCAAGAGTTGTAAATGAAAATATCTCTAAAACCAAAAAAGGCGTAGAGGAAGATAGAAGACTAATAGATGAAACAATTAGTGTTTTAGGAGAATTTGAACAAGGTGATTTATGCCAAAGATTAAACATCAATGTTTCAAATCCATCATTAATGCAACTAAAAGATGTTTTAAATAAAATGGCTGATAATCTTGAATCAAATATTGATAATGTTCTTCATGTTTTAGAAGAGTATTCACAATATCAATACTTAAATAAAATTTCAACAAATGATATAAAAGAACATCTTTTAAAACTTGCAGGTGGCGTAAATACACTTGGTGATTCTATTACTCAAATGTTGATTGAAAATAAATCAAATGGATTAACTCTAGATGAAAGTTCAAATATTTTATTAGGAAATGTTGACAAACTAAATATTAGTTCAAATGAAGCAGCTACAAGCCTTGAAGAAACAGCAGCAGCCTTAGAAGAAATCACAAGTAATATCAGACACAACACAGAAAGTATTGCGAAAATGGCAAGTTTTTCTAACAATGTTACAGAATCAGCAACACATGGTGAAAAATTAGCAAATCAAACAAATGTTTCAATGGATGAAATCAATGCTCAAGTTACAGCTATAAATGAAGCAATTACCGTAATTGACCAAATAGCTTTCCAAACAAATATTCTTTCTTTAAATGCAGCCGTAGAAGCAGCAACTGCAGGAGAAGCTGGAAAAGGATTTGCAGTTGTTGCAGCTGAAGTGCGAAACCTTGCATCACGTTCAGCAGAAGCTGCAAAAGAGATAAAAGATTTAGTTCAAAATGCAACTGTAAAAGCAAACTTAGGTAAAGAAATAGCTGGAAATATGATAAATGGATATAAACAATTAAATGAAAATATTTCTCAAACTATAAATCTAATTTCAGATATTCAAAATGCTTCAAAAGAGCAACTTTTAGGAATTGAACAAATTAACGATGCGGTAACTCAATTAGACCAACAAACTCAACAAAATGCTATGGTGGCATCACAAACTCATGATGTAGCAGTTTTAACTGATGAAATTGCAAAATTAGTTGTAAGTAGCGCAGATGAAAAAGAGTTTAAAGGTAAATATGAAGTAAAAGCCAGAAACATAGAAAAAAAATCCACTCATGATTTAACTTCTCAAAAAGACTTCTCAAAAAAACAAGAAAAAAAAGAAAAAAAAATAACATCTTCAAAACATGAAGATTCAACATGGGAGAGTTTTTAA